The Natrinema salifodinae genome includes a window with the following:
- a CDS encoding mechanosensitive ion channel family protein, which produces MVNWQSFVNEPAVIAAAVLALGLVVGYLVGRLNEELLAASGVPGAVEGTPFERTAQSIGTSTVEIVARLSSWFIYGIAVLTAIHIAQLLDTDAFWLRVTEFIPQLFIAVLVLILGFIVADKSELIVSEYLRGVKLPEVSLLPKVVKYSVLYVTFIIALGQIGVHVLALLILLTVYAVGVVIVGTVAFKDFLVSSAAGIYLLLNQPYGIGDQVRIGEQTGIVQEVDLFVTKIEDDSEEYIVPNRKVFEDGIVRMRD; this is translated from the coding sequence ATGGTCAACTGGCAGTCGTTCGTCAACGAGCCGGCCGTCATCGCGGCGGCGGTACTGGCGCTCGGACTCGTGGTCGGCTATCTCGTCGGCCGGCTCAACGAGGAGTTGCTGGCCGCCTCGGGCGTGCCCGGGGCCGTCGAAGGGACGCCGTTCGAGCGGACGGCCCAGTCGATCGGCACCTCGACGGTCGAGATCGTCGCGCGGCTGAGTTCGTGGTTCATCTACGGCATCGCGGTCCTGACCGCGATCCACATCGCGCAGCTGCTGGACACGGACGCCTTCTGGCTGCGGGTCACGGAGTTCATCCCACAGCTGTTCATCGCCGTCTTAGTGCTCATCCTCGGGTTCATCGTCGCGGACAAGTCGGAGCTGATCGTCAGCGAGTACTTACGCGGGGTCAAACTCCCCGAGGTCTCCTTGCTCCCGAAGGTGGTCAAGTACTCCGTCCTCTACGTCACCTTCATCATCGCCCTGGGCCAGATCGGCGTCCACGTCCTGGCGCTGCTAATCCTGCTGACGGTGTACGCCGTCGGCGTCGTCATCGTCGGCACCGTCGCCTTCAAGGATTTCCTCGTCTCGAGCGCGGCGGGGATCTACCTCCTGCTCAACCAGCCCTACGGGATCGGCGACCAGGTCCGAATCGGCGAGCAGACCGGGATCGTTCAGGAGGTCGATCTGTTCGTCACGAAGATCGAGGACGATTCGGAGGAGTACATCGTGCCGAACCGGAAGGTCTTCGAGGACGGGATCGTTCGGATGCGAGACTGA
- the dacZ gene encoding diadenylate cyclase DacZ: protein MAGLDDVFGELFASIDAVVLFSPSGSYYEQFASVDDVDVIVVGTENAVGAETFVELPLEFEAITERIRFGLEGALEQGVIEDGDELACATSVFGDGIDTVSRVRADAETHTGIYDMFVKSRADSEVTKAVLELAIELGQKGQKGKPVGALFVVGDAGKVMNKSRPLSYNPFEKSHVHVGDPIVNVMLKEFSRLDGAFVISDAGKIVSAYRYLEPSAEGIDIPKGLGARHMSGAAITRDTNAISIVLSESDGLVRAFKAGELILEVDPEAY, encoded by the coding sequence ATGGCCGGGTTAGACGACGTCTTCGGGGAACTCTTTGCGAGTATCGATGCAGTCGTTCTCTTTTCGCCGAGCGGATCTTACTACGAACAGTTCGCGTCGGTCGACGACGTCGATGTGATCGTCGTCGGCACGGAAAACGCCGTGGGCGCGGAGACGTTCGTCGAACTCCCCCTGGAATTCGAAGCCATCACGGAGCGCATCCGCTTCGGCCTGGAAGGCGCGCTGGAACAAGGAGTGATCGAGGACGGCGACGAGTTGGCCTGCGCGACGAGCGTCTTCGGAGACGGGATCGATACCGTCTCGCGCGTCCGGGCGGACGCGGAGACCCACACGGGGATCTACGACATGTTCGTCAAGTCCCGGGCCGACTCGGAGGTGACCAAGGCGGTCCTCGAACTGGCGATCGAGTTGGGCCAGAAGGGACAGAAGGGCAAGCCCGTGGGCGCGCTGTTCGTCGTCGGCGACGCGGGGAAGGTGATGAACAAGTCTCGGCCCCTCTCGTACAACCCCTTCGAGAAGTCTCACGTCCACGTCGGCGATCCGATCGTGAACGTGATGCTCAAGGAATTCTCGCGGCTCGACGGCGCGTTCGTCATCTCCGACGCGGGCAAGATTGTCTCGGCGTACCGCTACCTCGAGCCGTCCGCGGAGGGGATCGACATTCCGAAGGGGCTGGGGGCGCGGCACATGTCCGGCGCCGCGATCACGCGGGACACCAATGCGATTTCGATCGTTCTCTCCGAGAGCGACGGACTCGTCCGGGCGTTCAAGGCCGGAGAGCTCATTCTGGAGGTCGATCCGGAGGCGTACTGA